In Bacillus sp. KH172YL63, one genomic interval encodes:
- a CDS encoding acyl-CoA dehydrogenase family protein: MDLYEPFIQSDRQRKLVELAAGLADVFAGRGEAYDREEAFPYENFNDLKKSGYGALSIPKEYGGEEISLYEFVMIQERLAAGDAATALSIGWHLGVLMELTETRSWKEGVFKVLCEEISANSALINRAATEPATGSPTRGGLPETKAVKAEGGWTLTGRKSFTSMARMLDYSLVSATLDDTDEKGFFLVDHTREGVSVEETWDTISMKGTGSDDLVLKDVSLPDSALVERDSAQGKKGDLPKAWLLHIPACYIGVAIAARNEAIRFAKEYSPNSLPGPIKDVPEVQRKIGEMELELFKARQILYSVADKWDKEPDKRQHMAAELASVKHIVTNSAFQIVDTAMRIVGAKSLFRSSPMQRYYRDVRAGLHNPPMDDMVIGMLSKQALS, from the coding sequence CGACAAAGGAAGCTTGTGGAACTGGCTGCCGGACTGGCAGACGTGTTCGCTGGCCGCGGGGAGGCCTATGACCGGGAAGAGGCTTTTCCTTATGAAAATTTCAATGACTTAAAGAAAAGCGGTTACGGGGCGTTATCGATCCCGAAAGAGTATGGCGGCGAAGAGATCAGTTTATATGAGTTTGTCATGATCCAGGAAAGGCTTGCGGCTGGGGATGCTGCCACAGCATTGTCGATTGGCTGGCATCTCGGTGTGCTGATGGAACTGACGGAAACAAGGTCATGGAAAGAAGGGGTATTCAAGGTGCTGTGTGAGGAGATCTCTGCAAACAGCGCGCTCATTAACAGGGCTGCTACAGAACCGGCTACAGGAAGTCCGACACGGGGCGGGCTGCCGGAAACTAAAGCTGTGAAAGCAGAAGGAGGATGGACGCTGACCGGAAGGAAGTCGTTCACTTCGATGGCAAGGATGCTGGACTACTCCTTGGTATCGGCTACCCTGGATGATACAGATGAAAAGGGGTTCTTCCTCGTTGATCATACGAGGGAAGGAGTAAGCGTAGAAGAGACGTGGGACACGATTTCCATGAAGGGAACAGGAAGCGATGACCTGGTCCTGAAAGATGTCAGCCTCCCCGATTCCGCACTTGTAGAGCGGGACAGCGCGCAAGGGAAGAAGGGAGACCTCCCTAAAGCATGGCTCCTTCACATTCCTGCCTGCTACATAGGTGTAGCAATCGCAGCAAGAAACGAAGCGATCCGGTTCGCTAAAGAGTATTCCCCAAACAGTTTACCGGGACCGATCAAGGATGTGCCAGAAGTTCAAAGGAAAATCGGGGAAATGGAGCTGGAGCTGTTTAAAGCGAGACAGATTCTTTATTCAGTGGCTGATAAATGGGACAAGGAACCTGACAAGCGGCAGCATATGGCAGCAGAGCTTGCTTCTGTCAAACATATCGTCACAAACAGCGCGTTTCAGATCGTCGATACAGCCATGAGGATTGTCGGGGCGAAAAGCCTGTTCCGCTCAAGCCCGATGCAACGGTATTACCGGGACGTGCGGGCAGGGCTCCATAACCCGCCGATGGATGATATGGTCATCGGGATGCTTTCGAAACAGGCGTTGTCCTGA
- a CDS encoding aromatic acid exporter family protein, whose protein sequence is MDFLKKFQFVGGRIAKTGLAVFLTALICELMDWPATFAVITAIVTIEPTAANSIKKAFIRFPASAIGALFAVIITHALGDHAITYALVALLTIVTCHKLHLGAGILVATLTGIAMVPTIHDHYVATFFIRLGTTTIGLIVSTLVNLWILPPKYSNTISTNIHNLYFKTGNLLEKRGSEILQNHSLHKDTKLIFNDILREIESTDTLCEYQKEEWKLHRYSRQEMRYFHYEYKKLNLLRQILFHIGNLIYLPVQYTFSDDEKERILEATQSIKAIMHHPSFHIPEQHFTLMKNLLDEFWEDHEGLHMKPFQSMKHHFSCETVMLYELLSIHDLIEELNEVHILEEQHQTLLEKTLHPE, encoded by the coding sequence ATGGATTTTCTTAAAAAATTTCAGTTTGTCGGAGGAAGGATTGCGAAGACGGGACTTGCCGTATTCCTTACAGCGCTGATTTGTGAGCTGATGGACTGGCCGGCTACCTTTGCGGTCATCACCGCTATCGTGACCATCGAGCCGACTGCTGCCAATTCTATCAAAAAAGCGTTCATCCGTTTCCCGGCATCGGCGATTGGAGCACTGTTTGCCGTGATCATCACCCACGCACTCGGGGATCACGCCATCACGTATGCACTCGTTGCACTTCTTACCATCGTTACATGCCATAAGCTCCATCTCGGGGCAGGGATTCTCGTTGCCACCCTGACAGGGATCGCGATGGTCCCTACGATACACGATCACTATGTGGCCACGTTTTTCATTCGGCTAGGAACGACCACGATCGGCTTGATTGTATCCACACTGGTCAACTTGTGGATCCTGCCGCCAAAATACAGCAACACCATTTCCACCAACATTCATAATCTCTATTTCAAAACAGGGAACCTACTGGAGAAAAGAGGGTCTGAGATTCTTCAGAATCATTCTCTCCATAAAGACACCAAGCTGATTTTCAATGATATTTTGAGGGAGATCGAATCAACCGATACCCTGTGCGAATATCAGAAAGAAGAATGGAAACTTCACCGGTACAGCCGTCAGGAGATGCGCTATTTTCATTATGAATACAAGAAGCTGAACCTGTTGAGGCAAATCCTGTTTCATATCGGCAACCTGATCTACCTCCCTGTCCAATACACATTCAGTGACGATGAAAAAGAACGGATACTAGAGGCGACCCAAAGCATCAAGGCGATCATGCACCACCCGTCTTTCCATATACCTGAGCAGCATTTCACACTGATGAAAAATCTGCTGGATGAGTTCTGGGAAGATCATGAAGGCCTTCATATGAAGCCATTTCAATCCATGAAGCACCATTTCTCATGTGAAACGGTCATGCTCTACGAACTTCTGTCGATTCATGATTTGATTGAAGAGCTTAATGAAGTACACATCCTGGAGGAACAGCATCAAACGTTATTGGAGAAGACATTGCATCCTGAATGA